A genomic stretch from Thermoleophilaceae bacterium includes:
- a CDS encoding GGDEF domain-containing protein, producing MSPIIVCIVGLAAGAVGAITSLLLARRALSTQRAQLDELRGQARTDTLTGLANRRTWEEELPRELARARRSGRPVSIVVADLDGFKAVNDTEGHQAGDRLLKTVAAAFRGCLREVDVVARFGGDEFGFVLPDCREGEALKVAGRLRRAAPAGVTCSLGVAGWDGAEPASMLFERADQALYDAKHAGRNRVGASGLELRPAPFPRPWRDVGLQDLTPAPV from the coding sequence GTGTCCCCCATCATCGTGTGCATCGTCGGGCTGGCGGCTGGCGCCGTCGGCGCGATCACATCGCTCCTGCTCGCCCGGCGCGCCCTGTCCACACAGCGCGCGCAGCTGGATGAGCTGCGAGGCCAGGCGCGCACGGACACGCTCACCGGGCTCGCCAACCGGCGCACCTGGGAGGAGGAGCTTCCCCGCGAGCTGGCCCGGGCACGTCGCAGCGGCCGCCCCGTGTCGATCGTGGTGGCCGACCTCGACGGCTTCAAGGCCGTCAACGACACCGAGGGCCACCAGGCGGGCGACCGCCTGCTCAAGACCGTTGCCGCGGCGTTCCGCGGCTGCCTCCGCGAGGTGGACGTCGTCGCCCGCTTCGGCGGCGACGAGTTCGGCTTCGTGCTGCCCGACTGCCGCGAGGGCGAGGCGCTCAAGGTGGCCGGGCGGCTGCGCAGGGCCGCCCCCGCCGGGGTCACCTGCTCCCTGGGCGTGGCAGGCTGGGACGGCGCCGAGCCCGCGAGCATGCTCTTCGAGCGCGCCGACCAGGCGCTCTACGACGCCAAGCACGCCGGCCGTAACCGCGTCGGGGCGTCAGGGCTCGAGCTGCGACCCGCCCCGTTCCCGCGGCCGTGGCGGGACGTCGGATTGCAAGACCTGACCCCAGCGCCGGTCTAG
- a CDS encoding ribonuclease J gives MSSTLRVLPLGGLGEIGKNMMVLEYEGRICVVDTGLMFPTPDQLGIDLVLPDFSYLRERAADIDAIFLTHGHEDHVGALPFVLREIGATTVPAIYGGPLTIAMVRSKLDEHKLRDVPLEEVGPGDEVEAGPFTVEPVKMAHSIPDAFAYAITCELGTTLMTGDYKFDQTPVDGIPADVSRLAELGREGLLLLCGDSTNSDRAGIAVSESSVGPHLEHAFSRCDGRVIVTSFASNIHRVQQVVDAAEALGRKVALVGRSMRKNVNIGRQLGHIEVPEGMLVGPKEIESFPDHKVVVISTGSQGEPLSALRRMAHGDHPQVSLHAGDTVVFSATPIPGNERAVNETIDRIYRLGADVITAADAPIHASGHGYAEELKLMLNLTKPRHVFPVHGDFKRLRLHGELAEAVGIDPEDVYLGENGRPLEVDAKGARFGEREQAGMIFVDGVDVGDIEDVALRDRRMLSADGIFIVVATISEQDGLSVTPPEIIFRGVPFIDDADGVVDEIRTAVEDSLARSAEEEIREIDLLQTHLHDDVAAFVYDRLRRRPMVLPVVVEV, from the coding sequence TTGAGCTCCACCCTGCGCGTCCTCCCCCTCGGCGGGCTGGGCGAGATCGGCAAGAACATGATGGTCCTCGAGTACGAGGGCCGCATCTGCGTGGTGGACACGGGGCTGATGTTCCCCACGCCCGACCAGCTCGGCATCGACCTCGTGCTGCCCGACTTCAGCTACCTGCGCGAGCGCGCCGCCGACATCGACGCGATCTTCCTCACGCACGGTCACGAGGATCATGTGGGGGCGCTCCCGTTCGTGCTGCGCGAGATCGGCGCCACCACCGTGCCGGCCATCTACGGGGGGCCGCTCACCATCGCGATGGTCCGGTCCAAGCTCGACGAGCACAAGCTGCGCGACGTGCCGCTGGAGGAGGTCGGCCCCGGCGACGAGGTGGAGGCCGGCCCCTTCACGGTGGAGCCGGTGAAGATGGCCCACTCGATCCCGGACGCCTTCGCCTACGCGATCACCTGTGAGCTGGGCACCACGCTCATGACCGGGGACTACAAGTTCGACCAGACGCCGGTGGACGGCATCCCGGCGGACGTGTCGCGCCTGGCCGAGCTCGGCCGCGAGGGGCTGCTGCTGCTGTGCGGGGACTCCACCAACTCCGACCGCGCCGGGATCGCGGTGTCCGAGTCCAGCGTGGGGCCGCATCTCGAGCACGCCTTCTCCCGTTGCGACGGGCGCGTGATCGTGACCTCGTTCGCGTCGAACATCCACCGCGTGCAGCAGGTGGTGGACGCCGCGGAGGCGCTCGGTCGCAAGGTCGCCCTCGTCGGGCGCTCGATGCGCAAGAACGTGAACATCGGGCGCCAGCTCGGCCACATCGAGGTGCCGGAGGGCATGCTCGTGGGACCCAAGGAGATCGAGAGCTTCCCGGACCACAAGGTCGTGGTCATCTCCACCGGCAGCCAGGGGGAGCCGCTCTCGGCGCTGCGCCGGATGGCGCACGGCGACCACCCGCAGGTGTCGCTGCACGCGGGCGACACCGTGGTCTTCTCCGCCACGCCGATCCCGGGCAACGAGCGCGCGGTGAACGAGACCATCGACCGCATCTACCGGCTCGGGGCGGACGTCATCACCGCCGCAGACGCCCCGATCCACGCCTCGGGCCACGGCTACGCCGAGGAGCTCAAGCTGATGCTCAACCTCACCAAGCCGCGCCACGTGTTCCCGGTCCACGGCGACTTCAAGCGCCTGCGGCTGCACGGGGAGCTGGCCGAGGCCGTGGGCATCGACCCCGAGGACGTCTACCTCGGCGAGAACGGCCGCCCGCTGGAGGTCGATGCCAAGGGCGCGCGCTTCGGCGAGCGCGAGCAGGCGGGCATGATCTTCGTGGACGGCGTCGACGTGGGGGACATCGAGGACGTCGCGCTGCGCGACCGCCGGATGCTGTCGGCCGACGGCATCTTCATCGTGGTGGCCACGATCTCCGAGCAGGACGGACTGTCGGTCACCCCGCCCGAGATCATCTTCCGCGGCGTGCCCTTCATCGACGACGCGGACGGCGTGGTCGACGAGATCCGCACGGCCGTGGAGGACTCGCTGGCGCGCTCCGCCGAGGAGGAGATCAGGGAGATCGACCTGCTCCAGACCCATCTGCACGACGACGTGGCGGCGTTCGTCTACGACCGCCTGCGCCGGCGGCCGATGGTGCTGCCCGTCGTGGTCGAGGTCTAG
- the dapA gene encoding 4-hydroxy-tetrahydrodipicolinate synthase, which yields MTLGGVLTAMVTPFDAQGRVDEDGFVRLLHHLLEHGSDGVVVAGTTGESPTLSDAEKGRLWELAVAEAGGAPVIAGTGTNDTAHSIHLTERATEAGVDAVLVVTPYYNKPNERGIRAHFTAVARATDRPVVIYNIPSRCVVDIPNDLLRELAQTVNISAVKQARMEHIEPIEGMDLLAGNDDTFAATLDAGGTGGILVASHLVGEEMRRMIDEPGRRREIHESLADVYEALTITSNPTPVKAALNMLGHEVGGLRLPMVEASDDERAEIRAMLDRHGLLSTV from the coding sequence ATGACCCTCGGCGGCGTCCTCACAGCGATGGTCACCCCGTTCGACGCGCAGGGGCGCGTCGACGAGGACGGCTTCGTGCGCCTGCTCCACCACCTGCTCGAGCACGGCTCGGACGGGGTCGTCGTGGCCGGCACCACCGGGGAGAGCCCCACCCTGTCCGACGCCGAGAAGGGGCGCCTCTGGGAGCTGGCCGTGGCGGAGGCGGGCGGGGCACCCGTCATCGCGGGCACCGGTACCAACGACACCGCCCACTCGATCCACCTCACCGAGCGCGCCACCGAGGCCGGCGTGGATGCCGTGCTCGTGGTCACGCCCTACTACAACAAGCCCAACGAGCGGGGCATCCGTGCCCATTTCACGGCGGTGGCCCGCGCCACGGACCGCCCGGTGGTGATCTACAACATCCCCTCCCGCTGCGTGGTGGACATTCCCAACGACCTGCTGCGCGAGCTCGCCCAGACCGTCAACATCAGCGCGGTCAAGCAGGCGCGGATGGAGCACATCGAGCCGATCGAGGGCATGGACCTGCTGGCCGGCAACGACGACACCTTCGCCGCCACGCTCGACGCCGGGGGCACGGGCGGGATCCTCGTGGCCTCGCACCTCGTGGGGGAGGAGATGCGGCGGATGATCGACGAGCCCGGGCGGCGGCGGGAGATCCACGAGTCGCTCGCCGACGTGTATGAGGCGCTCACGATCACGTCCAACCCGACCCCGGTCAAGGCGGCGCTCAACATGCTCGGCCACGAGGTGGGCGGGCTGCGCCTGCCGATGGTCGAGGCCTCCGACGACGAGCGGGCCGAGATCCGCGCGATGCTCGACCGCCACGGCCTCCTGAGCACGGTTTGA
- a CDS encoding DUF3052 family protein: MAQRADYSHRSAVQKLGVKPDQRIEVAGDVGLGLRKEVKESIGRGLVKAGELDGAIVLVESLEEAEEILDAYRRRLRDTGFLWLITRKRGHERYVNQMLLVPLAKRRGLIDNKTSSIDGGRSGIRFVVPRALRG, encoded by the coding sequence ATGGCGCAGCGTGCCGACTACAGCCATCGCAGCGCCGTGCAGAAGCTCGGCGTGAAGCCCGATCAGCGGATCGAGGTGGCGGGCGACGTGGGCCTCGGGCTCCGCAAGGAGGTCAAGGAATCCATCGGCCGTGGGCTCGTCAAGGCCGGCGAGCTCGACGGGGCCATCGTGCTGGTCGAGTCGCTGGAGGAGGCGGAGGAGATCCTCGACGCCTACCGCAGGCGGCTGCGCGACACCGGGTTCCTGTGGCTCATCACCCGCAAGCGCGGCCACGAGCGCTACGTCAACCAGATGCTGCTCGTGCCGCTGGCCAAGCGCCGCGGGCTGATCGACAACAAGACCAGCTCGATCGACGGCGGCCGCTCCGGCATCAGGTTCGTGGTGCCGCGCGCACTCCGCGGCTGA
- the dapB gene encoding 4-hydroxy-tetrahydrodipicolinate reductase, protein MINVAVSGAAGRMGATVCTAVEGADDMALVGRADPQLGVALADVLGDADVVVEFTTPETALANARSCLEAGVHCVTGTTGTDYSSLAGVGDANLFFGPNFAIGAVLMMEAAKLAARHMPECEIVELHHDRKLDAPSGTALRTAELIREAGGNVHEPIHSVRLPGLVAHQEVVFGGLGQTLTIRHDSVDRESFMPGVLLAVRRVGDLEDSPVIGLENLL, encoded by the coding sequence GTGATCAACGTCGCGGTGTCCGGCGCGGCCGGGCGCATGGGGGCCACCGTGTGCACCGCGGTGGAGGGCGCCGACGACATGGCGCTCGTCGGCCGCGCCGACCCTCAGCTGGGCGTGGCGCTCGCCGACGTGCTGGGCGACGCCGACGTGGTGGTGGAGTTCACCACGCCCGAGACGGCGCTCGCGAACGCCCGTTCCTGCCTCGAGGCCGGGGTGCACTGCGTGACCGGCACGACGGGCACGGACTACTCCTCGCTGGCGGGCGTGGGAGACGCCAACCTCTTCTTCGGCCCCAACTTCGCCATCGGCGCGGTGCTCATGATGGAGGCCGCCAAGCTCGCCGCCAGGCACATGCCCGAGTGCGAGATCGTGGAGCTGCACCACGACCGCAAGCTCGACGCGCCCTCGGGCACCGCGCTGCGCACGGCGGAGCTCATCCGCGAGGCCGGCGGCAACGTGCACGAGCCCATCCACTCCGTCCGCCTGCCGGGGCTGGTGGCGCACCAGGAGGTGGTGTTCGGCGGGCTGGGCCAGACGCTCACGATCCGCCACGACTCCGTGGACCGCGAGTCGTTCATGCCCGGGGTGCTGCTGGCCGTGCGCCGCGTGGGCGATCTGGAGGACTCGCCCGTGATCGGGCTCGAAAACCTGCTCTAG
- a CDS encoding pitrilysin family protein: MPGHRLTELDSGVRVATEVMPSVRSVALGLWIRTGSRAETPAQAGLSHFLEHLLFKGTERFSSTEIDELFDGMGAEINAGTGRETTSVYSRMLDRHLERAFDVMADMVLRPSYPDIDSERQVVIEEIAMYEDEPSDKVHDVLARAVFGDHPLGRPIIGTADVVGNVPVPEIAAYHDARYVGGNLVVSAAGSVDHDRLVQLVREACETEPGDPGGFEAAPEDAGPRVCFHEKDTEQYHLCVGGRGLARGDERRWALRVLDTILGGSSSSRLFQEVREKRGLAYSVFSYPSQYVDTGQVAVYVGTRPENVPEAMSVIAGELHRLQGEAVSAEELERAKENLKGRTVLGMESTLARMNRLGSSLLMGVPLLTLDETLARIDAVDAGHVSALARELFAPERLSAAAVGASEDVFRKAVEPLNPELARAA; the protein is encoded by the coding sequence GTGCCCGGCCACCGTCTGACAGAGCTCGATTCCGGGGTCCGAGTTGCGACCGAGGTGATGCCCTCGGTCCGCTCGGTCGCCCTCGGGCTCTGGATACGGACGGGGTCGCGTGCGGAGACGCCCGCCCAGGCGGGCCTCTCCCACTTCCTCGAGCATCTGCTTTTCAAGGGCACGGAACGGTTCTCCTCGACGGAGATCGACGAGCTCTTCGACGGCATGGGCGCCGAGATCAACGCCGGCACCGGCAGGGAGACCACATCGGTCTACTCGCGCATGCTCGACCGCCATCTCGAGCGCGCGTTCGACGTGATGGCCGACATGGTGCTGCGGCCGTCCTACCCGGACATCGACTCCGAGCGCCAGGTGGTGATCGAGGAGATCGCGATGTACGAGGACGAGCCCTCGGACAAGGTGCACGACGTGCTGGCGCGCGCCGTCTTCGGCGACCACCCGCTGGGACGCCCGATCATCGGCACCGCCGACGTGGTGGGCAACGTGCCGGTGCCCGAGATCGCCGCCTACCACGACGCGCGGTACGTGGGGGGCAACCTCGTGGTGTCGGCCGCGGGCAGCGTGGACCACGACAGGCTCGTGCAGCTCGTGCGCGAGGCGTGCGAGACCGAGCCGGGCGATCCCGGTGGCTTCGAGGCCGCCCCCGAGGACGCCGGGCCGCGCGTCTGCTTCCACGAGAAGGACACCGAGCAGTACCACCTGTGCGTGGGCGGCCGCGGCCTCGCGCGCGGCGACGAGCGGCGCTGGGCGCTGCGCGTGCTCGACACGATCCTCGGCGGCTCGAGCTCCTCGCGCCTGTTCCAGGAGGTGCGCGAGAAGCGCGGGCTGGCCTACTCCGTCTTCTCCTACCCGAGCCAGTACGTGGACACCGGCCAGGTGGCCGTGTACGTGGGCACGCGGCCGGAGAACGTGCCGGAGGCCATGAGCGTCATCGCCGGGGAGCTGCACCGCCTGCAGGGCGAGGCGGTGTCGGCGGAGGAGCTCGAGCGGGCCAAGGAGAACCTCAAGGGGCGCACCGTGCTCGGCATGGAGTCCACCCTCGCGCGCATGAACAGGCTGGGCAGCTCCCTGCTGATGGGGGTTCCGCTGCTGACGCTGGACGAGACCCTGGCCCGCATCGACGCGGTGGACGCAGGTCACGTCTCGGCGCTGGCGCGCGAGCTGTTCGCCCCGGAGCGGCTGTCGGCGGCGGCGGTGGGGGCCAGCGAGGATGTCTTCCGCAAGGCCGTGGAACCCTTGAACCCCGAGCTCGCGCGCGCCGCGTGA
- a CDS encoding polyribonucleotide nucleotidyltransferase: MNSNVHRVSVEIGGTEITFETGKLAKQASGAVVVSTGDTMVLATATAGNLRDIDFLPLTVDIEERMYAAGKIPGSFFKREGRAGEKGTLTARMIDRPLRPLFPKGWRRETQLVAIPMSVDHVHPYDILAMNGTSAALQVSDIPFPVPVGAVRIGMDEDRGFVVNPDEEWLLESPLDLVVAGTDEAILMVEAGANEVTEAEILDALDIAHGEIKKLCAAQNELREKAGKDKVEVEVPVVDESVASEVKDRFGSALEAATQVEDKLERQDATKKVEEETLEALAPADESDPDAAKARREQVQMAFDKLEKQLIRERIAVQKKRPDGRSAEEIRPIDVEVGIAPRTHGSALFTRGQTQAFSVAALGTTREEMRLDTLGLETTKRYFHHYNFPPFCVGEAGFMRGPKRRDIGHGALAERALVPMIPSQEDFPYTIRVVSDILESNGSSSMASVCGSSLSLMQAGVPIRRPVAGIAMGLIKEGDDYIVLSDIAGVEDHLGDMDFKVAGTSEGITALQMDIKISGVTFEILTDALTQAKAGREFILSKMGEVISEPAAELSPFAPRITSVQIDTEKIGMVIGKGGETIRALSDEFEAQIDVQDDGQILVYAATGEKADALVDRITQMTKEVEVGDEFTGKVVKTTTFGAFVELAKGTDGLLHISNVSPGKRVESVEEVLDRGDEIEVRVVEVDRERGRIGLRLADDPDVSGKSAQELAAVGTGDKGPRREGGGGRDRDRGGRGGRGGRDGGNGGGSHSRDRR, from the coding sequence ATGAATAGCAACGTGCACCGCGTCTCCGTCGAGATCGGCGGGACCGAGATCACGTTCGAGACCGGCAAGCTGGCCAAGCAGGCCAGCGGCGCGGTCGTCGTCTCCACAGGCGACACGATGGTCCTGGCCACCGCAACGGCCGGGAACCTGAGGGACATCGATTTCCTCCCGCTCACCGTGGACATCGAGGAGCGCATGTACGCCGCGGGCAAGATCCCCGGGAGCTTCTTCAAGCGCGAGGGCCGTGCCGGCGAGAAGGGCACCCTCACCGCGCGCATGATCGACCGGCCGCTGCGCCCGCTCTTCCCCAAGGGCTGGCGGCGCGAGACCCAGCTGGTGGCCATCCCGATGTCGGTCGACCACGTCCACCCCTACGACATCCTGGCCATGAACGGCACATCCGCCGCGCTGCAGGTGTCCGACATCCCGTTCCCGGTGCCCGTCGGCGCCGTGCGCATCGGCATGGACGAGGACCGCGGCTTCGTGGTCAACCCCGACGAGGAGTGGCTGCTGGAGAGCCCCCTCGACCTGGTCGTGGCAGGCACCGACGAGGCCATCCTCATGGTCGAGGCCGGCGCCAACGAGGTCACCGAGGCGGAGATCCTCGACGCCCTCGACATCGCGCACGGCGAGATCAAGAAGCTGTGCGCGGCGCAGAACGAGCTGCGCGAGAAGGCCGGCAAGGACAAGGTCGAGGTCGAGGTCCCGGTCGTCGACGAGTCCGTGGCCTCCGAGGTCAAGGACCGCTTCGGGTCTGCGCTCGAGGCCGCCACCCAGGTGGAGGACAAGCTCGAGCGCCAGGACGCCACCAAGAAGGTCGAGGAGGAGACGCTCGAGGCGCTTGCCCCGGCCGACGAGTCCGACCCGGACGCCGCCAAGGCGCGCCGCGAGCAGGTGCAGATGGCGTTCGACAAGCTCGAGAAGCAGCTCATCCGCGAGCGCATCGCCGTCCAGAAGAAGCGCCCGGACGGCCGCAGCGCCGAGGAGATCAGGCCGATCGACGTCGAGGTGGGCATCGCCCCCCGCACGCACGGCTCCGCGCTCTTCACGCGCGGCCAGACCCAGGCGTTCTCGGTGGCCGCGCTCGGCACCACGCGCGAGGAGATGCGGCTCGACACGCTCGGGCTGGAGACCACCAAGCGCTACTTCCACCACTACAACTTCCCGCCGTTCTGCGTCGGGGAGGCCGGCTTCATGCGCGGGCCCAAGCGCCGCGACATCGGCCACGGCGCGCTCGCCGAGCGGGCGCTCGTGCCGATGATCCCGTCGCAGGAGGACTTCCCGTACACGATCCGCGTCGTGTCCGACATCCTCGAGTCCAACGGCTCGTCGTCGATGGCGTCGGTGTGCGGCTCCAGCCTCTCGCTGATGCAGGCTGGCGTGCCCATCCGGCGCCCCGTGGCCGGCATCGCGATGGGCCTCATCAAGGAGGGCGACGACTACATCGTGCTGTCCGACATCGCCGGCGTGGAGGACCACCTCGGCGACATGGACTTCAAGGTGGCCGGGACCTCCGAGGGCATCACGGCCCTGCAGATGGACATCAAGATCTCGGGCGTCACGTTCGAGATCCTCACCGACGCCCTGACGCAGGCCAAGGCCGGGCGCGAGTTCATCCTCTCCAAGATGGGCGAGGTCATCTCCGAGCCCGCCGCCGAGCTCTCCCCGTTCGCGCCGCGCATCACGTCGGTGCAGATCGACACGGAGAAGATCGGCATGGTCATCGGCAAGGGCGGCGAGACCATCCGCGCCCTGTCGGACGAGTTCGAGGCGCAGATCGACGTCCAGGACGACGGTCAGATCCTCGTGTACGCCGCCACCGGCGAGAAGGCGGACGCCCTGGTCGACCGCATCACGCAGATGACCAAGGAGGTCGAGGTCGGCGACGAGTTCACCGGCAAGGTCGTCAAGACCACCACGTTCGGCGCGTTCGTCGAGCTCGCCAAGGGCACCGATGGCCTGCTGCACATCTCGAACGTGTCGCCCGGCAAGCGCGTCGAGTCGGTCGAGGAGGTCCTCGACCGCGGCGACGAGATCGAGGTGCGCGTGGTCGAGGTGGACCGCGAGCGCGGCCGCATCGGCCTGCGCCTGGCCGACGACCCGGACGTCTCGGGCAAGTCGGCCCAGGAGCTCGCCGCCGTGGGCACGGGCGACAAGGGCCCGCGCCGCGAGGGCGGGGGCGGCCGTGACCGCGATCGCGGCGGCCGCGGCGGCCGTGGCGGCCGGGACGGCGGCAACGGCGGCGGCAGTCACTCCCGCGACCGCCGCTAG
- a CDS encoding DsbA family protein — MTRSTRPESPDLTSSGPPAPDELDHVRGDAGPLVVEYGDYECPFCARTDALLAGAGVRRVFRHFPVVSKHPRARVLAAAAEAAALQGRFWEMHDSLYADQGHLDDPHLWQRVERLGLDLDRFEADRRSDAVAGRVERDFRSGIRAGVVSTPTLFVDGEPFRGVPDAALLARLGAESRSERP, encoded by the coding sequence TTGACGCGCTCGACGAGGCCCGAGTCGCCTGACCTCACGAGCTCGGGGCCGCCGGCCCCCGACGAGCTCGACCATGTCCGCGGCGATGCCGGCCCGCTGGTCGTCGAGTACGGCGACTACGAGTGCCCGTTCTGCGCGCGCACCGACGCGCTGCTGGCCGGGGCGGGCGTGCGGCGGGTCTTCCGCCACTTCCCCGTGGTCTCCAAGCATCCCCGCGCCCGTGTGCTGGCGGCCGCCGCGGAGGCGGCCGCCCTGCAGGGCCGCTTCTGGGAGATGCACGACTCGCTCTATGCGGACCAGGGCCACCTCGACGACCCCCACCTGTGGCAGCGGGTCGAGCGCCTGGGCCTGGACCTGGACCGCTTCGAGGCCGACCGCCGCTCCGACGCCGTGGCCGGGCGCGTGGAGCGCGACTTCCGCTCCGGCATCCGCGCGGGCGTGGTGAGCACCCCGACGCTGTTCGTGGACGGCGAGCCCTTCCGCGGCGTGCCCGACGCGGCGCTGCTGGCGCGGCTGGGGGCTGAAAGCCGCAGCGAGCGGCCTTAA
- a CDS encoding redoxin domain-containing protein, which yields MIEPGTPAPDFTLPDQDGNEVSSADLAGATTVLVFYPQDFSPVCTDQLNVYQEVLGELESRGVALYGISVDSSWVHKAFRAHLGITFPLLSDFHPKGEVAKRFGVYVEDYGVAARALVMIGPDGVVQWSHRSPSPLEIPGANLIFDALDEARVA from the coding sequence ATGATCGAGCCCGGCACTCCGGCGCCGGACTTCACGCTGCCGGACCAGGACGGCAACGAGGTCTCGTCGGCGGACCTCGCGGGCGCCACCACGGTCCTCGTCTTCTACCCGCAGGACTTCAGCCCCGTCTGCACGGACCAGCTCAACGTCTACCAGGAGGTCCTGGGCGAGCTCGAGTCGCGCGGGGTGGCGCTGTATGGCATCTCGGTGGACTCCTCGTGGGTGCACAAGGCGTTCCGGGCCCATCTCGGCATCACCTTCCCGCTGCTGTCGGACTTCCACCCCAAGGGCGAGGTTGCCAAGCGCTTCGGCGTCTATGTCGAGGACTACGGCGTGGCCGCACGGGCGCTGGTGATGATCGGGCCCGACGGCGTCGTGCAGTGGTCCCACCGCTCGCCGTCGCCGCTCGAGATTCCGGGGGCGAACCTCATCTTTGACGCGCTCGACGAGGCCCGAGTCGCCTGA
- the rpsO gene encoding 30S ribosomal protein S15 — protein sequence MSVTAEKKQEIVQRFGRDDRDTGSTEVQIALLTERINHLTEHLRDHKKDHYSRRGLLMLVGQRRRFLQYLQRKDLDRYRSLIAELGLRR from the coding sequence ATGAGCGTCACCGCGGAGAAGAAGCAGGAGATCGTCCAGCGCTTCGGCAGGGACGACAGGGACACCGGCTCGACCGAGGTCCAGATCGCCCTGCTCACCGAGCGGATCAACCACCTCACCGAGCATCTCCGCGACCACAAGAAGGACCACTACAGCCGTCGCGGGCTGCTCATGCTGGTCGGCCAGCGCCGGCGGTTCCTCCAGTACCTCCAGAGGAAGGACCTGGACCGCTACCGCTCGCTCATCGCGGAGCTCGGCCTGCGCCGATGA
- a CDS encoding bifunctional riboflavin kinase/FAD synthetase, which translates to MKVTPLAEAEPRPRRVAVGTFDGVHLGHREVIRGCDTVLTFDPHPQQVVSPDHQPPKLLASFPIKRDLIAGLDVQELVVIPFDRDFASRSAEEFVQHVLVDSLRATHVSVGENFRFGHRAKGDAELLRAQDAFDTRVVPLVEAAGETVSSSHIRGLVAAGAVRNAADFLGGPFLLEGEVAEGDKRGRELGFPTANIVPDDRLVVPGHGVYAAWAHGHPAAVNVGVRPMFETGRGLLVEAYLLDFSGDLYGQTLRVAFVERMRGERRFESVDLLVDQMGRDVARAREITAATVPGR; encoded by the coding sequence GTGAAGGTCACGCCGCTCGCCGAGGCGGAGCCGCGGCCACGGCGGGTGGCCGTGGGCACCTTCGACGGCGTGCATCTGGGCCACCGGGAGGTCATCCGCGGCTGCGACACCGTCCTCACCTTCGACCCCCACCCCCAGCAGGTGGTGAGTCCCGACCACCAGCCACCCAAGCTGCTCGCCTCCTTCCCGATCAAGCGCGACCTGATCGCCGGGCTCGACGTGCAGGAGCTCGTGGTGATCCCGTTCGACCGCGACTTCGCATCACGCTCGGCCGAGGAGTTCGTCCAGCACGTGCTCGTGGACTCCCTGCGGGCCACGCACGTGTCGGTGGGGGAGAACTTCCGCTTCGGCCACAGGGCCAAGGGCGACGCCGAGCTGCTGCGCGCGCAGGACGCCTTCGACACCCGTGTCGTGCCGCTCGTGGAGGCGGCGGGGGAGACGGTCTCCTCCAGCCACATCCGCGGCCTCGTGGCGGCGGGCGCCGTCCGCAACGCCGCGGACTTCCTCGGCGGGCCGTTCCTGCTCGAGGGCGAGGTGGCGGAAGGCGACAAGCGCGGGCGCGAGCTGGGCTTCCCCACCGCCAACATCGTCCCGGACGACCGCCTTGTGGTGCCGGGGCACGGCGTGTATGCGGCCTGGGCCCACGGCCATCCCGCGGCCGTGAACGTGGGGGTGCGCCCGATGTTCGAGACGGGGCGCGGCCTGCTGGTCGAGGCCTACCTGCTGGACTTCTCCGGCGACCTCTACGGACAGACCCTGCGGGTGGCGTTCGTGGAGCGGATGCGGGGCGAGCGCCGCTTCGAGTCCGTGGACCTCCTGGTGGACCAGATGGGGCGAGATGTGGCCCGGGCGCGCGAGATCACAGCTGCTACGGTTCCCGGCCGATGA